DNA from Gramella sp. MAR_2010_147:
CATTACGGTCAATGCGCTACCAGTAGTTGCGGACAAGTCCGTGTGTGTTGGTTCGACTGTGGACTTTGGTCCAAGTGGCACCTATACATCTTCGGATACTTCGGTAGCGACCATCGACAATGATGGGGTAGCCACTGGAGTAAGTGGAGGTAGTGCGACCATTACGTATACTGATGGCAATGGCTGTCAGGGCACAGCGACTATTACAGTAAGTTCGAATCCAGATCTAGGTGATGCTTCCGTATGTGTTGGATCAACGGTGGATATGGGTATTGGAGCAGGTACATATAGTTCTTCCGACACTTCGGTAGCGACCGTCGATACTGATGGGGTAGTGACCGGTGTAAGTGCTGGTAGTGCGACGATTACTTATAGTGATGGTAATACTTGTTCCGACACAGCGACCATTACAGTCAATGCGAACCCAGTAGTTGCGGACAAGTCCGTGTGTGTTGGTTCGACTGTGGACTTTGGTCCAAGTGGCACCTATACATCTTCGGATACTTCGGTAGCGACCATCGACAATGATGGGGTAGCCACTGGAGTAAGTGGAGGTAGTGCGACTATTACGTATACTGATGGCAATGGCTGTCAGGGCACAGCGACCATTACGGTCAATGCACTACCAGTAGTTGCGGACAAGTCCGTGTGTGTTGGTTCGACTGTGGACTTTGGTCCAAGTGGCACCTATACATCTTCGGATACTTCGGTAGCGACCATCGACAATGATGGGGTAGCCACTGGAGTAAGTGGAGGTAGTGCGACTATTACGTATACTGATGGCAATGGCTGTCAGGGCACAGCGACCATTACGGTCAATGCACTACCAGTAGTTGCGGACAAGTCCGTGTGTGTTGGTTCGACTGTGGACTTTGGTCCAAGTGGCACCTATACATCTTCGGATACTTCGGTAGCGACCATCGACAATGATGGGGTAGCCACTGGAGTAAGTGGAGGTAGTGCGACCATTACGTATACTGATGGCAATGGCTGTCAGGGCACAGCGACTATTACAGTAAGTTCGAATCCAGATCTAGGTGATGCTTCCGTATGTGTTGGATCAACGGTGGATATGGGTATTGGAGCAGGTACATATAGTTCTTCCGACACTTCGGTAGCGACCGTCGATACTGATGGGGTAGTGACCGGTGTAAGTGCTGGTAGTGCGACGATTACTTATAGTGATGGTAATACTTGTTCCGACACAGCGACCATTACAGTCAATGCGAACCCAGTAGTTGCGGACAAGTCCGTATGTGTTGGTTCGACTGTGGACTTTGGTCCAAGTGGCACCTATACATCTTCGGATACTTCGGTAGCGACCATCGACAATGATGGGGTAGCCACTGGAGTAAGTGGAGGTAGTGCGACTATTACGTATACTGATGGCAATGGCTGTCAGGGCACAGCGACCATTACGGTCAATGCGCTACCAGTAGTTGCGGACAAGTCCGTGTGTGTTGGTTCGACTGTGGACTTTGGTCCAAGTGGCACCTATACATCTTCGGATACTTCGGTAGCGACCATCGACAATGATGGGGTAGCCACTGGAGTAAGTGGAGGTAGTGCGACCATTACGTATACTGATGGCAATGGCTGTCAGGGCACAGCGACTATTACAGTAAGTTCGAATCCAGATCTAGGTGATGCTTCCGTATGTGTTGGATCAACGGTGGATATGGGTATTGGAGCAGGTACATATAGTTCTTCCGACACTTCGGTAGCGACCGTCGATACTGATGGGGTAGTGACCGGTGTAAGTGCTGGTAGTGCGACGATTACTTATAGTGATGGTAATACTTGTTCCGACACAGCGACCATTACAGTCAATGCGAACCCAGTAGTTGCGGACAAGTCCGTATGTGTTGGTTCGACTGTGGACTTTGGTCCAAGTGGCACCTATACATCTTCGGATACTTCGGTAGCGACCATCGACAATGATGGGGTAGCCACTGGAGTAAGTGGAGGTAGTGCGACTATTACGTATACTGATGGCAATGGCTGTCAGGGCACAGCGACCATTACGGTCAATGCGCTACCAGTAGTTGCGGACAAGTCCGTGTGTGTTGGTTCGACTGTGGACTTTGGTCCAAGTGGCACCTATACATCTTCGGATACTTCGGTAGCGACCATCGACAATGATGGGGTAGCCACTGGAGTAAGTGGAGGTAGTGCGACCATTACGTATACTGATGGCAATGGCTGTCAGGGCACAGCGACTATTACAGTAAGTTCGAATCCAGATCTAGGTGATGCTTCCGTATGTGTTGGATCAACGGTGGATATGGGTATTGGAGCAGGTACATATAGTTCTTCCGACACTTCGGTAGCGACCGTCGATACTGATGGGGTAGTGACCGGTGTAAGTGCTGGTAGTGCGACGATTACTTATAGTGATGGTAATACTTGTTCCGACACAGCGACCATTACAGTCAATGCGAACCCAGTAGTTGCGGACAAGTCCGTATGTGTTGGTTCGACTGTGGACTTTGGTCCAAGTGGCACCTATACATCTTCGGATACTTCGGTAGCGACCATCGACAATGATGGGGTAGCCACTGGAGTAAGTGGAGGTAGTGCGACTATTACGTATACTGATGGCAATGGCTGTCAGGGCACAGCGACCATTACGGTCAATGCGCTACCAGTAGTTGCGGACAAGTCCGTGTGTGTTGGTTCGACTGTGGACTTTGGTCCAAGTGGCACCTATACATCTTCGGATACTTCGGTAGCGACCATCGACAATGATGGGGTAGCCACTGGAGTAAGTGGAGGTAGTGCGACCATTACGTATACTGATGGCAATGGCTGTCAGGGCACAGCGACTATTACAGTAAGTTCGAATCCAGATCTAGGTGATGCTTCCGTATGTGTTGGATCAACGGTGGATATGGGTATTGGAGCAGGTACATATAGTTCTTCCGACACTTCGGTAGCGACCGTCGATACTGATGGGGTAGTGACCGGTGTAAGTGCTGGTAGTGCGACGATTACTTATAGTGATGGTAATACTTGTTCCGACACAGCGACCATTACAGTTCTTCCTCTTCCTGAAATCCCAGAAATTGAAACCCAGCTAGCTGATTGTATTGGTGGAGATGGAAGTTTTATATTCCTTGGAAATCCGCAGAACTTATATATTAGTTTTGATGATGGAGAAACCTTTGATCTATATGTGGGAGCAATTTCACTTTCAGTAGGGCCTCACGATTTTGTAATCAAATATGGAGAAGATGGATGTGTGAGTGATTCTGGACAAGTAGAAATTCAGCAACTTCCGGCAACTAACTTCCCTCTTAACCCAACAATTACTCAGCCAGATTGTGAAACTGGTTTAGGAAATGTAGTGATAAGAGTTGGCATAAACACTGATATTGATACAGGATTCTTTACATACAGAATTACTAGTGGAGAAACTGTTTATTATGATCAAAAGCAAACACTAGCCGGATTTGATCTTCCTCCAGGTAACTATGTTATCTTTGGTATCAGTGATAATGGTTGTGATTCCGGAAGAATTGAGATAGTTCTAGAAGAACCTATCTGTGAAGAATTCGAAGGTTGTACCTTAGGTTATTGGAAAAATCATACAGATAGATGGCCTGCTGCTCAACCAGAAGATCCAAGCGACAATATTTGTAATACGTTTGAAACTTGTACTGAGTATGGAAAAGTGTTTACCAATGCTCCTTCATCGATTAGTGGAATGAGCTTGCTAGAAGCTTTAAATGCAAAAGGTGGCGGAATATATAACTTAGCTCGTCAATCAGTAGCGGCGTTATTAAATTCCTGTAAAGGCGAAGTGAATTATGAAATAGCTTCACCTGAGGAGGTTATTGCTTATGTAAATGCTAATTTTAACAATGCTGGTGCTGCCGGTAGTTATTTAGATGAATTGAACAACGCCGGTTGTACGCTTGGAGGATCAAGAGCTACTTCAGCACCAAATGGTGATTGTCCTAATACAGATGATACCAAACCAGGTAAAGGTAAGCCTCGCAATAATAGTAGAATTGCGGAAAATAGTTTTAGTGCTTCTCCAGTGCCATTCAATGACAGGTTAACAATTCAGTATGACTTTGAATATACTTCCAAAAAAGTAGAAATTCAGGTTTATGACCTAAGTGGTAGACTTCTTAGAACTTATCATGACAAGAAAGTGACTAAAGGAGACACGAAAGAGCTGAATATTGATTTTGCAATGAAATCGAATCAGGTATATATCCTGAGGATGGTGACAGATCGTGAAGTATTAACTAAAAACGTGATCTCATCTTCGAGAAAGTAAATAGATTTTAACCTTAAAAAAAAGAGCAGCCATTGGCTGCTCTTTTGCTTTATAATATTTTACAAAAATTAGTCTTTAAGAATGCTTCTTGAGATCACAATTTTCTGAATCTCAGAAGTACCTTCATAGATCTGAGTGATCTTAGCATCTCTCATTAACCGTTCTACATGATATTCTTTTACATAACCATTTCCCCCATGAACCTGAACTGCTTCTACACTAACATCCATGGCTGTTTTCGAAGCATATAATTTTGCCATGGCACCAGAAAGATCATAATTTTGTCCCTGGTCTTTATCCCATGCCGCTTTCATTACAAGATGCCTCGAAGCCTCAATGGAGGTATACATATCGGCTAACTTAAATGCGATAGCCTGATGGTTGCAAATTTCGGTTCCAAAAGCTTTTCGTTGCTTGGAGTAATCTTTGGCTAGTTCATAAGCTCCAGAAGCGATACCCAAAGCCTGAGCAGCAATTCCAATTCTTCCACCAGAAAGCGTTTTCATTGCAAATTTAAATCCGAAACCATCTTCGCCAATTCTGTTCTCTTTTGGAACCTTTACATCATTAAAATTCAATGAATGTGTATCGCTACCTCTAATTCCTAGTTTTTGTTCTTTAGGGCCTATCTCAAAACCTTCAGAATCTTTTTCAACGATAAAGGCATTAATTCCCTTATGTTTTTTCTCTTTATCTGTTTGAGCGATCACTAAATAATAATCGGCTGAATTACCGTTGGTAATCCAGTTCTTTGTTCCATTAAGAATATAATGATCTCCCTTATCTATTGCAGTTGTTCGTTGTGAAGTTGCATCACTTCCTGCTTCTGGTTCTGAAAGACAAAAAGCTCCCAGTTTTTCACCAGTGGTTAATTTAGATAGATATTTTTTCTTCTGGTCTTCGTTCCCAAAGGTATCCAGCCCCCAGCATACTAATGAATTATTCACAGATATCATCACTGAGGCCGAAGCATCGATTTTCGAGATTTCTTCCATAGCCAGTACATAAGAGATCGTGTCCATTCCCCCACCACCGTATTCCGGAGAAGCCATCATTCCAAGAAATCCAAGATCTCCCATTTTTTTGACAAGCTCTTTTGGAAATTCCTGTTTTTCATCTCTCTCGATCACACCCGGCAATAATTCTGTTTTTGCAAAATCACGAGCGGCATCGCGTATCATTATATGTTCTTCGGTAAGTTTAAAATCCATATGAAAAAAAATTTGTAAAAAATTGATTTTTGGAGGCCAAAGATAGCTTTTTGATGGCTATTTTTCAATTGATATTGAGTATTTTTACGAATATGGAAAAAACAAATTATAGAGCGGTAGGAGTAATGTCTGGAACCTCGCTTGATGGAATTGATCTGGTTTTTACCGAGATCAGTTTTAAAGACGAAGTTGGTTTTTCTATAATAAACTCTCAAACTATTCCATATTCAGCAGAATGGCGCCAAAAATTATCTTCCGCAATTAATTTGGAGCCTGCTGAATTGCATCAACTGGATATAGATTATACTTTTTATCTATCTGAAATTATTGTTCAATTTATTCAGAAATATGATATAGATCTTCTGGACGCAGTTTGTAGTCACGGTCATACAGTTAAACATCGCCCAAAACATGGTATTACCTTGCAGATAGGGAATCTTCCAAAACTTTCTGAAGCATTGGGAATTCCAGTGGTGTGTGACTTTAGGGTACAGGATGTTGAGCTGGGAGGTCAGGGAGCACCATTAGTTCCCATTGGGGATAGATTGCTATTTGATCAATATAAATATTGTATAAACCTGGGGGGGTTTGCCAATATTTCATTGGAAGAGCACTCCCAAAGGATAGCCTATGATATATGTCCGGTTAATACGGTCTTTAATTATTTCATGCAGAAAATTGGTGAGGAGTATGATGAAAATGGAAAGTTAGCCAGGTCTGGAGAACTAAATGAAGAATTATTGCAGGAGCTTAATTCTCTTAAATTCTACGCTAAAAAACCACCAAAGTCTTTAGGTATAGAATGGGTAAATTCTGATGTACTTCCAATAATTGAAAAATACAGGATCGAGATTCCTGAAATTCTTAAAACCTATGCCGTTCATGTTGCGATGCAAATTGCAAATAGCCTGGATGGTGATTCAAATTCTAATGTGCTTTTAACCGGTGGGGGTGTATTCAATACCTACCTTATAGAAGAACTAAAATCGAGATCTTCCTGTAATTTTATAATTCCAGATAAAGAGGTAATAGACTTCAAAGAAGCCCTTATTTTCGCATTGCTCGGAATTCTAAAATTAAGAGGCGAGATAAATGTCTTAAGTTCGGTAACCGGGGCTAAAATTGATCATTCTTCAGGTAGGATTTTTGAACCCTGAAAATTTTGCCAAATTCGGAAAGGAGCCTGCTTAGTTTTTTATATTTGCTTCAAAATATTTCAAAAATGAAAGAATTACTCAAAGTATACGAAAATAAAGAACCTGAAATTGTTTTTAACTGGAAAGATTCTGAAACTGAAGCCGAAGGCTGGACAGTGATCAATTCACTTCGTGGCGGAGCTGCTGGTGGTGGAACCAGAATGAGAAAAGGCCTGGATCAAAACGAAGTGCTTTCCCTGGCAAAAACCATGGAGGTGAAATTTACAGTTTCAGGACCATCTATTGGTGGTGCAAAATCAGGAATTAACTTTGATCCAGCAGATCCCCGTAAAAAAGGAGTTCTGGAGCGTTGGTATAAAGCAGTGTCGCCTTTGCTGAAGAGCTATTATGGCACCGGGGGTGACTTAAATGTAGATGAGATTCATGAAGTAATTCCAATCACTGAAAATTGTGGTGTCTGGCATCCACAGGAGGGGGTTTTTAATGGCCATTTTCATCCTACAGAAGCAGATAAGATTAATAGAATAGGTCAGCTAAGGCAGGGCGTGATCAAAGTTCTGGAGAATACTAAATTTTCACCAGATGTGAGTAGAAAATATACGGTAGCAGATATGATCACCGGTTATGGGGTTGCTGAAGCTGTTCATCATTACTACACTATTTACGGTGGGGATATTAATGGTAAAAGAGCCATTGTTCAGGGATTTGGAAATGTTGGATCTGCAGCCGCTTATTATCTTTCCCAGATGGGCGCTAAAATTGTTGGTATTATAGATCGTGCTGGTGGATTAATTAACGAAGATGGTTTCAGTTTTGAAGAGATCAAGAAAATGTTCCTGGATAAAGACGGGAATGCATTGAGGCATAAGGATGCAATGTCATTTGAAGAGATCAATGAAAAGGTATGGAAGCTTGATGCCGAAATATTTGCTCCATGTGCTGCCTCTCGTTTAATTTCAAAAGATCAGATTACTAATCTTATAGATCGTAAACTGGAAGTCATTTCCTGTGGAGCCAATGTTCCTTTTGCCGATAAAGAAATTTTCTTTGGTCCTATTATGGAATATACCGACGAAAGAGTAAGTCTTATTCCAGACTTTATCTCTAACTGCGGTATGGCGCGTGTATTTGCATATTTTATGGAAAGAAGGGTGCAAATGACCGACGAGGCGATTTTTAATGATACTTCCATGACTATTAAAAATGCAATTCAGAATACTTTTGATAATAACAGAAGCAAAACCAATATTAGCAAAACAGCTTTTGAAGTAGCTCTTAAACAGCTTGTTTAAAAGTTTGTGCATATAATTTAAAAGTTCTGGTAAAAGCAGACCACTGATTATTTAAATTTGATTTACAATTAAATTTAGAATAACACGTTACATTAAAAAACCCATTTATACATATGCTTAATTTTATTCAGCAGGACGAGGTTACTGAAGCTGCACAAACAGCAGAACCCATCGTAGAAGAAAAGACCTTATCCTTATTTGATCTTATGTTTAGCGGAGGTCTTGGTGGCCAGATCATCATTATCATTTTATTCGTTCTGTTATTCGCAGCTGTTTATATTTATTTTGAGAGGCTCTTTGCCGTTAAAGCAGCCAGTAGGGTAGATAAGAACTTTATGCTTCAAATTAAAGACAGTGTTCAAAGTGGAAATATTGAATCTGCAAAGATCAGATGTGCACAAAGTGATTCTCCGGTTGCCAGGCTTACTGAAAAGGGAATTTCCAGAATTGGAAGTCCTTTAGAGGACATTAATACAGCTATAGAAAATGCTGGTAGATTGGAAGTGTATAAGCTGGAAAAAAATGTAAGTATTTTGGCGACTATCGCTGGTGCAGCACCAATGATTGGGTTCCTTGGGACGGTAATTGGTATGGTGCTTGCTTTTCATGAACTGGCCACAAGTAGCGGACAGGCGCAAATGGGAGCATTGGCTGAAGGTATTTATACCGCCATGACTACTACCGTTGCTGGTTTGATCGTTGGGATTATCGCTTATATAGGTTATAACCACCTTGTAGTAAAGACAGATAAAGTGGTGCATCAAATGGAAGCTACCGCGGTAGATTTCCTTGACCTTTTAAACGAACCTGCTTAATATGAATTTAAGAGGAAGAAATAAGATAAGTCCGGAGTTTAGCATGAGTTCAATGACAGATGTAGTTTTTCTACTTCTCATTTTCTTCATGTTAACCTCACCGGTAATTACTCCTGAAGCTCTGGATCTAATTCTGCCAAAAGCCAAAGGAAAAACTACCAGCAAGCAAACACTATCTGTTAGTATTACAAAAGATCTTCAGGTCTATATTAATAGTGAGAGAATAAGCAATAGTTCACTGGAGTCTACACTAAAAAGCCGGTTGGCTGGAGAAGAAAATCCAACGATTATCCTTCGAGCAGAAGAAGGAGTGCCTATAGAAAAAGCGGTAAACGTAATGGATATTGCAAATAGGAATAGTTACAAGATAGTTTTAGCGGTAAAACCTGAATAGAATGTCGATGCTGGAAACAAAACATGAGAAGAAATCTTTTACGATTACGGTAGTACTACACGTACTACTGATTCTTCTTTTGATTTTTTTCGGTTTAACCTATTTAGATCCGCCACCTGAAAATGGGATAGCGATTAATTTTGGAACCTCTGAAGTAGGTTCTGGAAATGAACAGCCAAAGGAGCCTGTGAAATCTGCTCCAAAACAATCTGCAACTCAACCTGTAAAGTCTGAACCGGTGATTGAAAAAGAGGTGGTTACCCAGGATATTGAGGAAGCGCCGGTAATTGAAAAGAAAAAAAAGAAACCTACTCCAGTAGAAACCAAACAGCCTGAACCACCAAAAGAAGACCCCAAGCCGGTTAAAAAACCAGAGCCAAAACCAGATAAGTCTACCAATGATGCTCTAAGCAGTATATTAAATGGGCCAGAGAGATCTGGGACCGCTACCGGTGGAGAGGGAAATGAAAATGTTGCCGGAGATAAAGGAAGTCCAGATGGGGATCCAAATGCCAGTTCTTACTATGGCCAGGGATCAGGTCTTGATGGTGATGGGAATTACAGATTGGGTGGTAGAAAGGCATTAAACAAAGAAAAATTTGTCCAGGATTGCAATGAATCTGGAATTGTGGTGGTTAAGATCGTAGTAGATCAATCTGGACGTGTGGTAAGTGCCCAACCGGGAATGAAAGGAACTACCAATAGTGCCTCCTGTTTAACCGCACCGGCAAAAAGAGCAGCGCTGGCTACAAGATTTAACAGCGATTCCAATGCGCCTTCTCAACAGGTTGGAACCATTATCTACAATTTTAAACTTACTGAATAGGTGAAGATTTATCAAGAAACTGTTGATTGGATGTTTCAACAGTTACCTATGTTTCAAAGAATAGGGAAACAGGCTTTTAAAAAGGATCTTTCCAACACCCTTAAACTGGCTGAACATCTTGATCATCCAGAAAACAAATTCAAGAGTATCCATGTAGCCGGTACTAACGGTAAAGGTTCTGTAAGCCACATGCTTGCCTCGGTATTTCAGTCTGCTGGTTATAAAACCGGTTTGTATACTTCCCCGCATCTTAAAGATTTTAGAGAAAGAATTAGAATTAACGGTAAGATGATTCCGGAGAGAAATGTAGTTGATTTTATTGGGAAAAATCAAAGCTTTCTGGAGGATAATAAGCTGAGTTTTTTTGAAATGAGCGTGGGAATGGCTTTCCATCATTTCGCAGAAGAAGGAGTTGATATTGCTATTATTGAGACCGGAATGGGGGGCAGGCTGGATTCGACTAATATCATTTCCCCGCAACTATCGGTCATTACCAATATTGGCCTGGATCATACTGCATTTCTTGGAGAAAACCTTTCAGAGATCGCTCAAGAGAAAGCAGGTATCATTAAGACGAATGTTCCAGTAGTCATAGGTGAAAAACAAAAGGAAACAGAAACTGTTTTTAGAAAAGTTTCAAAAAACTTAAACTCGAATATTTTTTTTGCGGAAGACTTTAAATTTCAAGAGTATTCTACCGATTTAAAAGGGGATTATCAGAAAAAGAATTTGAGGACAGTGCTTACATGTATTAAGGTGCTAAGAAAGAATTCCTGGGATATACCGGAAGAAGCTCTTAAAAATGCTCTTAATAATGTAAAACTCCATACTGGGCTTCAGGGCCGGTGGGATATAATTCGCGAAAGACCGAAAATAATTTGTGATACGGCACACAATGCTGAGGGACTCAATCTCGTAATGAAACAGCTCAAAAAAGAAAGCTTTCTTCATCTGCATATAGTTTTGGGGGTAGTTAATGATAAAGATCTTTCTAAAATATTGCCTTTATTTCCTAAGAGCGCATATTTCTATTTCTCAAAACCAAATGTACCTCGAGGGCTTGATGCTGAGCAGCTTCAAGCTGAGGCATCAAAATACAATTTAGAGGGACTGGTTTATAATTCCATCAAGGATGCTTTCCTGGCTGCGGAACAGGAAGCGCTGGATGAAGACCTAATCTACGTTGGAGGAAGTAATTTTACGGTTGCAGAAGTATTATAAATCAAAACTAAATTTTCAGGATAATTTACCTTATCTTTATTAGGCTCTGTAAATAATATGTTGTTTAGTAACTCCCTTCTACACTTACTTTCTTTGGTTTAACCCATTTTCTATATCATGAGTTGACTTTTTAGCTATGAATATTTATTCACTAAAAAAATCAACTAAAAATGAAAACAATCACCAAACAATTGGTTCTTGTACTTATGCTCTCCATTATTGGAGCTGCCACGGGTCAGGAAGAGACCAATCAATCAGAAGAGCAGGAGTACCAGCCTGTTTACATTACAATGACTACCACACACTGGAGTGATGATCCAGAAACAGATTTTTCAGATTGGCTTGACACTGAAAAACAGTATTTCGAGAACGTTACTAAAAAGAACGATCTAATTCTTAGTTCGGGCGTTTATACCCATTATTTTACCGCAGACAATTCTGAAGTGATGCTGGTGAATGTATACAGGACCTGGGAAGATATTGAAAAAGCGAATGAAATTAATCAAAAACTCGTGGAAGAAGCCTGGCCAGATGAGGATGAAAGACAGAAATTTTTTGAGAAACAGGCTGGCTATTATGAACCAGATCACAATGATGAGATCTATCAATCCATGGAATACATGATCCCTGAAACTGAAGGAGGGGAGGAGCCTCGTATTTATTATGTTAGAACTAGCGAGCTTTCTATGAATGGAGAGGGCTCTCCGGAAAAATTCAAAGAATATTTTGAGAAAGTCACTAAAAAGAGCAAAAAACTAAAGGGATACTATACCCATAGACATTTATGGGGGTCCAATAGCAGGGAATTTAGTGAAGTTTTTGTGTTTGATAGTCTGGGTGAGATAGAAGATTTCTTTGATGAAGAACAGGAGTTAACATCTGCCTCCTGGCTAGATGAAAATGAAAGAAATGCTTTTATTGATGATATGGGCAAATTATTTACCGGAAGACACGGAGATTATGTTTACCGGAGTGTTCCCGAACTAATGAAATAGAATGCTCACCCTGAGGTTTTTACCTCAGGGTGTTTTTAAATGTTTAGAGGGATAAATTAAATTGACAAAATTAAATTCATTTTTCAATGAAATTGTTTTGTGTAAATGAAAATCTAGTCTATATTTGCATCCGCAATCACGCAAGGGCGCGTAGCTCAGTTGGTTCAGAGCACTTGGTTTACACCCAAGGGGTCAGGGGTTCGAATCCCTTCGCGCCCACAGAATCGAAAAGGCTTCCAGAATTGGAAGCCTTTTTTTATGCATAAAAATTAAATTGAAAATCCTTTAAAAAATATATATCAGATTACTCATTTTTGATATATTTGCATCCGCAATCACGCAAGGGCGCGTAGCTCAGTTGGTTCAGAGCACTTGGTTTACACCCAAGGGGTCAGGGGTTCGAATCCCTTCGCGCCCACATAATCAAAAAGGCTTCCAGAATTGGAAGCCTTTTTATTTTTCTATAATTCAGATTGTCCAATTTCATTTCGCCATTAAATTTACTTAAATTCAGGAGGTACTTTTTGATCTTAGAATGAGAGTGTATTTTGAAGTAAAAAAATCTGAGGAAAATTGATAAATTCTTAATTGCAGGCACAGGCATTGTTGAAGCAAGAAAAAGCTATTCAGAAGGGTTATATCTATTGGTTCTGTACGGATACATAATAGTGAAATTATAGTTAGAGGTTATAATAGAAGGGTGTGGTATTTTGCATGGGAGAATGAATGAAACTTTCAAAGGAGTCGTCAGCTTTGAAAAGAAGATATTGATAAATAATAGTTTATGGCGGCAATTCTCTTTTTGATATATTTGTTACAAACGGGTGATTAGCTCAGTTGGTTCAGAGCATTACCTTGACAGGGTAGGGGTCACTGGTTCGAATCCAGTATCACTCACAAAAAAAGCCTCACTAGAGAAGTGAGGCTTTTTTGTTTCAGGTTTACAAGAATTAGTTTACCGTACCAATTTCCAATCTGGATATTATTTCTTTATAGAGTCTAAAACCCTTTCCAGGGCCATTCCTCTGGATCCTTTGATCATAAAATAACAATTCTGAAAATCTGAATCTGCTAAATGTTCTTTTAAACTTTCTATAGATTTGAATTTAAAGATGAAATTGCTACTGGTATCAGTGTTTTTAAAATGATCTCCTAGTAAATAAATTTCTGCAAAATCACTGTTCTGAACATAATTTGCAATGACCTGATGTTCGGTAGTTGCAGAGCTTCCTAGTTCAAACATATCTCCCAGAATGGCAATTTTCTGCTTGTTTGTGCGTAGCTGACTAAAATTTTCCAGCGCTGCGTGCATACTGGTTGGATTGGCATTATAGGCATCCATGATAATGGTGTTGGTGCCTGTTTCTAAAACCTGAGAACGATTATTGTTAGGACTATAATGTTCTATAGCTTCTCTTATTTCTTCAAACTTAACTTTAAAGTATAAGCCTATACATAAAGCTGCAGCCATGTTCGTGGTATTATACGAACCTGTTAATTTACTTTTGAAATCAGTCTGATTATAATTTAGTTGTGCATGGGGTAGACCGGTATGGTATTGAACTTTTACATTAGCATCTTTACTTTCTCCAAAGCTAAATACATGACTGTATTTTTCATGTTTTCTCTGGATCTCGTCATCGATATTTAAAAAAATCAATTTATGTCTTTCCTGTAAATCCTTATAAAGTTCAGTTTTAGCTTTAACAACTCCATCCAGGCTTC
Protein-coding regions in this window:
- a CDS encoding Glu/Leu/Phe/Val dehydrogenase dimerization domain-containing protein, which produces MKELLKVYENKEPEIVFNWKDSETEAEGWTVINSLRGGAAGGGTRMRKGLDQNEVLSLAKTMEVKFTVSGPSIGGAKSGINFDPADPRKKGVLERWYKAVSPLLKSYYGTGGDLNVDEIHEVIPITENCGVWHPQEGVFNGHFHPTEADKINRIGQLRQGVIKVLENTKFSPDVSRKYTVADMITGYGVAEAVHHYYTIYGGDINGKRAIVQGFGNVGSAAAYYLSQMGAKIVGIIDRAGGLINEDGFSFEEIKKMFLDKDGNALRHKDAMSFEEINEKVWKLDAEIFAPCAASRLISKDQITNLIDRKLEVISCGANVPFADKEIFFGPIMEYTDERVSLIPDFISNCGMARVFAYFMERRVQMTDEAIFNDTSMTIKNAIQNTFDNNRSKTNISKTAFEVALKQLV
- a CDS encoding acyl-CoA dehydrogenase, with the protein product MDFKLTEEHIMIRDAARDFAKTELLPGVIERDEKQEFPKELVKKMGDLGFLGMMASPEYGGGGMDTISYVLAMEEISKIDASASVMISVNNSLVCWGLDTFGNEDQKKKYLSKLTTGEKLGAFCLSEPEAGSDATSQRTTAIDKGDHYILNGTKNWITNGNSADYYLVIAQTDKEKKHKGINAFIVEKDSEGFEIGPKEQKLGIRGSDTHSLNFNDVKVPKENRIGEDGFGFKFAMKTLSGGRIGIAAQALGIASGAYELAKDYSKQRKAFGTEICNHQAIAFKLADMYTSIEASRHLVMKAAWDKDQGQNYDLSGAMAKLYASKTAMDVSVEAVQVHGGNGYVKEYHVERLMRDAKITQIYEGTSEIQKIVISRSILKD
- a CDS encoding biopolymer transporter ExbD, whose amino-acid sequence is MNLRGRNKISPEFSMSSMTDVVFLLLIFFMLTSPVITPEALDLILPKAKGKTTSKQTLSVSITKDLQVYINSERISNSSLESTLKSRLAGEENPTIILRAEEGVPIEKAVNVMDIANRNSYKIVLAVKPE
- a CDS encoding MotA/TolQ/ExbB proton channel family protein — encoded protein: MLNFIQQDEVTEAAQTAEPIVEEKTLSLFDLMFSGGLGGQIIIIILFVLLFAAVYIYFERLFAVKAASRVDKNFMLQIKDSVQSGNIESAKIRCAQSDSPVARLTEKGISRIGSPLEDINTAIENAGRLEVYKLEKNVSILATIAGAAPMIGFLGTVIGMVLAFHELATSSGQAQMGALAEGIYTAMTTTVAGLIVGIIAYIGYNHLVVKTDKVVHQMEATAVDFLDLLNEPA
- a CDS encoding energy transducer TonB, whose translation is MSMLETKHEKKSFTITVVLHVLLILLLIFFGLTYLDPPPENGIAINFGTSEVGSGNEQPKEPVKSAPKQSATQPVKSEPVIEKEVVTQDIEEAPVIEKKKKKPTPVETKQPEPPKEDPKPVKKPEPKPDKSTNDALSSILNGPERSGTATGGEGNENVAGDKGSPDGDPNASSYYGQGSGLDGDGNYRLGGRKALNKEKFVQDCNESGIVVVKIVVDQSGRVVSAQPGMKGTTNSASCLTAPAKRAALATRFNSDSNAPSQQVGTIIYNFKLTE
- a CDS encoding anhydro-N-acetylmuramic acid kinase, whose amino-acid sequence is MEAKDSFLMAIFQLILSIFTNMEKTNYRAVGVMSGTSLDGIDLVFTEISFKDEVGFSIINSQTIPYSAEWRQKLSSAINLEPAELHQLDIDYTFYLSEIIVQFIQKYDIDLLDAVCSHGHTVKHRPKHGITLQIGNLPKLSEALGIPVVCDFRVQDVELGGQGAPLVPIGDRLLFDQYKYCINLGGFANISLEEHSQRIAYDICPVNTVFNYFMQKIGEEYDENGKLARSGELNEELLQELNSLKFYAKKPPKSLGIEWVNSDVLPIIEKYRIEIPEILKTYAVHVAMQIANSLDGDSNSNVLLTGGGVFNTYLIEELKSRSSCNFIIPDKEVIDFKEALIFALLGILKLRGEINVLSSVTGAKIDHSSGRIFEP